CCATTGGCAAAGTGTTGAATACTTAACGGCAAAAATGGACTGAATAGTTTTTTCATTTTAATTTCCTCCCAATTTGGGTAATTTTCCTTCCGTTTCTTTTCCGCCTAACGAATAAAAGGCCGTCAAAAATAGATAAGAAAGCACCTACCGAGTCTCACGATAGGTGCGGTTATTTAATATATTTTTCTATATCTAGTGTAGGTGTTTCTCCTGCTTCGCCATCAAAAGTGATGTGCTTTACTCTTTCGTGTTCCTTACCATCCTCATAAATTTTTACAGTACGTCCATCACACACGATAACTACTTTGTGTTCAGAAGGATTTATAAGATCACATCTTTTGTGAACGAAAGTTTCACCGCCAATTTCTAAATTCGGAATATTTCCCATGATTTCACCCCTCTCAGTCGCTACATTGCCCGTAGCTTGGCAGATATGGATCACCTCCTAATTGTCATAAGAAAAGCCCTCCAACAAAGTTGATAAGGGCGTGTAGACTTTTTCTCTTTTGTAATTCCTACTTAGATACTTTTCATTATTACTTAAATGCTCTCTCATTGCAGCCTGCCTACGCCTTACCATCGACCGCCAATGACCAACATTGTCACTACCCAATTCCTCGGCTACCATAAGATTCTTTTTATATTTAACAATCTCCCTCTCAATTCGCCGTTGCGTATCTCTTGCCTTTGCCACTCTCTCGTTTAGCTCAGCGTCATATTTAGGTTGATTGTTGGTGCTTACCCCAGGGATATAAATAATATGAAGATGGGCACAATTTGCACCTCGATGGCCTCCAGCTGATCCATACTCTGCCTGCCAGTATGGATCATAAATAGATCGATATTCACTATCTGCAGGTAATTGCTCCATAGGTCTTAAATCAACCACATTTCCCTGTATAATCGAGCAAGCGTCCCTAGCCCCTACATGACTTGTGACAAGCACCGTATATACGCCATATTCGCTCATACGCTCTGTTCTCAGCTGGTTGTATGTGTTTCCTAGTGTTGACTTTAAAACGGTGCGAGTGTATCCCTCTAGGCTCCATGTGTTGCCTCCTCGGTCCGTCAGTCTAGTACGTATACCCTTTTGAGCAAGCTCTGTGATAGATCGCTCCAATGATTGCTCAAACGTATAGAGGCCGGTGTTAAACATGGCCGCTGTTTTATTTAAAGTATTTTGATAGGCCAGTTGCGCCGATCCTCTACCATAACTCGTTGTAATAAGTGATTGATTAACATAATTATCAATGTCACCCCAAACTTGACTATGATAGGCCCTCATAGTGTTATCTAAGTTTGTCGGCATCGGCTTAGTCGCATAAGGCATAGCGTTATCTACATTTTGCACAATTTGTTTCCCAACCTCTTCAAACATCCTTTTAATTTCAGGCTCAGCGACATTGGTCACTTTTGATAGCAGCTTTGTCACGTCATTGTTAAACAGACGTAACTCTGCTAGTTTTTGAGCTTGCCACTCTGTTATATCACCGGACCCTCTATTTAAACGTTTGATAAGGATGCGTATAATCTCCCCCTCAAGGCTTTGATAAAGATCTGACATATTAGATGACCAAAGGTCCAGTTGGTGAGGCGAGACAGTCATTTAGATCACTCCTCATTACCAAATAGATGTTTAGCAGCCCTATCACCGATGTTTGTCGGGTCCGTGTCTGTCTGTTCTTTTTGTACCTCTCTAACCCATTGATCTGCGGTCTTTTTAGGTACTTTAAATACCCGTTGGATAGCTTCAGCAGAGGGAATAAAGCCAAATGTCTTGGCCTGCCCATAGAAGCGCAACAGCGCCGATCTATCTTGAAACACGCCATCATCAAAGTCTACGCCTATGTGTTCAAAAGTTGGTATATCGCCATTAAATAGCTTATATGCTTTGGCTAGCTCAAGCACCGACACTACCAATCCCTTGATAAACTTTTCAATCTCATTAACGTGGTTATTCCTTGTTCTATAAGTTAGACTGTTCTCGCTGACAATTTCAGTTGCTGTCTTAACAGATTTGCCATCAAAACTAAAGGTACCAACCGACAATTGCAATTGCATCTCTAATGTTTTTAATGACTGATTGATTGCCGAGGTATATTGTTCTGTTCTAATGTCGTTTGTTACATCTTTGACAAACTCTTGATCAAACTCCATTCTCGCTAACTTATACACGTTTGTATCTGGGTCAAACACTTGTCTAGGGGGATTACCATTTTCATCGACGCGTGTTTTCAGCATTTGATCGCTTAAAAATACTGTACGTTGCCCCATCTTCACTTCCCAATTAAACTGATCAAACGTATCGTTGATTTGTTTTAGAGTTGGCTTACTATTGTCGGTGATACCCAACCCTAATGGGCTATGTGGATTTATATTATTAAAGCCAGCAGGCTTTAAATAGTTGAAATTCGTGCGAGTTAGATGGCTTATTTTTGTTCTTTCATTTAAACCTTCAAACAATTCATCTAAGAGAACCCTTTTCCCAATCTCATTTTTATTGTCTGACTTATATAATTCGTTGGATATGACATATAAATCATTTTCCCACTCATGAAATTCGAGTAATGTATAATGAATCTCTTTACCCCGTTCAATTTTCGTTGTTACAGACTTAATAACACCTTCTGCAATGGCATTGCTATTAGATTTCAACGGGTAAAAAGCATTTGATAAAGCCCACGCAAATTCTATTTTTCCTGTTGATTGATCAACGTATGGCCTTACCGCCAATCCCCCAGTAGCAAACATAGGTTCTAAATATCGCATTAAATTTTTTTTGAAGTCATTATGTTCAAATACACGTTGGATAAAATCGTTAGCTGATTTATATGAGTTTCTTGTCTCGTCTTCTTTTTTATCATCCGAGACAACAATTTCACACTGTTCATTAAACACGAGGCCAGACAGCAGTTCTGAGCTTAATTTCAACATATTCAAATGCATATAATTTCTTTTCTTCAACTCTCCCATGCTGTTAAAGTATTCAACTTGTGGATAGTGACCCTTGTATTCATTAAAGTTACGTTCAATTCTAGCTAATTCTTCTGGATCAATGTTGATTTTTGGGTGATCATTGATAGATTTTAGTGTGTTATCCCCGGCCAATGCATACCCTCCTCTCTTAAAAAAGTTTCTAATGCGGTTGATAATGTTCAATGTATCACCTCCTACAGTACGTATTGCCTATAAAAGTGGTTGTTTGCATATCTGGCTTCATCCATAGCGTGATTCCAATCGTCAATTGGGTTTCCGTCATCATCACGTACATACATACCGATTTCTTTTATAAAGTTGTAATGATCATATTTGTTTGTATCCACTAAAAAGAAACGTTCTTCTGTAATAGAGTTTTGGAACCTTTCAATCCCGACTTCTATTCCACCACCTTGATTTTTCGCATCTTGAGCATTATTGTCTGCTCTTCTAGTAGAAACGTTTATTTTATGAAGCTCTTCTCGGAGAGATTTACAAGCCGGATCTACAAAGACATCAGAATAACCTGTTTCATACTTTTCTAAGCACCATTTTATAAATGCTTTTATTTCAAGGGCATAAGTGCTCATTGCCTTTACTTGTCCTGTATCCCTGCCAGAATGATAATAGTTTGCTACTCGATTTAATCTAAATTTGCCTTTATAACGAGTAACGATATTGCAGCTGCAGGAAGTGGCGTCCGACTGACCGCCGTCTGCGACAAAATAAACCTCGTGAATTTCTCCTAATAATTTTGGAATAGTGTTTTTATCAGGATCAAACATGGAATATATAACGCCCTCTGGCATAACACGCTTGCCAAACCAGTCACGATCCAGCAAATAAGGGTTCTTTTTAAGAATCTCGTATATTTCCTTCTTACGCTCATCACTAATGATCGGGTTGTCTTGAATTGTCCAATGGGTCCACCTAGTGTTTTGTACGTCAAATACCTCACTTATAACCGGATGGTGCGGCGCTGGTGGGTTTAAATCAGCTAAAAAATACCGGTCCCTTGCAGCAAAGGTCCGGCGAAACGCTTCTTGTATAAATTTCATATTCAATAAATTGATCTCACAAAACATTACAGAGCCAAGTGACATACCTGTTATAGCACCTACACTATTAACCTTTGCGCCCCCTTTATAATAAACCCGCTTAATACCTTTAGGCGTGTGTATTTCTAAATGGTCGCCGTGTTCATCATGTTTAATATCAGAGTGGCCATTAAATATATGCATCAACCCAGTACCATCACCGTCTATAAACAGACGGAAAGCTTGTTCTTGGTTATAAGCACCCACTAGATGGTTTGTATCCTCGCAGTTAATTAAGTAATCAGAGTACCTAAAATGAGCCGCTGTGGTCTTGCCTGATCTAGGTGTACCTTCAAACACATCAAATGTGTAGTCGTAGGGACGATAAATACACTCAAGCTGTTTATCGCTAAATTCAATCTTTGTTTTCATAAGCCTTACGCCCCTCTATTAATGCATTCATAAGTGATGTGTCTTTATCATCGCCTTTAATTTGCTTTGCGCGTTGCTCAATAAGCTCAGTTTCTTTTTTAGCCTTGTTAATGACTGCCGCTATTCTTTCTGCTTCTTGCTTGCGGTCATCGTCATAATTAATAAGCTCATAAAATTGCTTTAACATGCTTCTGAGTTCACCCATTGCTCTGCTCTGAGAATTTAAAAAAGCCGCTTGTTTATCCCAAGCGAACTGTATTTCATATTCTTTTTCTTCTGACTCGGTATTTCCAGAGCTAAATTCTTTACGTTTCTTCAATTCTTTTGTCGTGTCATACTTATCCTCGACAAACATAATTTGTTGCGCCCTCATGATGGATGCAAACTGCATCTTTATATTCATCCACAGTATATCCACAGGCTCAATGCTTTCTGTCTGCTCTACTATCTCTAATGTTTCTTCTGGCAGATACTTTGCAAAGAGACCATGTGTAACCGCTGCAGTGTTGCGTTTTGCGAACTTAGGCTTCGGATTAGGATTGCCTTTATTTCCTTTGGCATACTGATTGCCTTTTGGCGCTCTGTGAGGTTGCTTCCTTTTGGTTGCATCCCTAATCTTATTGGTTGCATCCTTTTTAGCTGCATCTCTGGACCATTTCTCACGGCTTTTTCTGCTCTTTAAAGTACCTAATTTAACACCATACTTTTCAGCGAGAGCCTTCAATGTAATGGTTGATGATTCATATTCTTTTTTTATTTTCTGCCAGTCCATTACATGCACCTCGCCTCCTTTTTAAATCCTCTTCACAGAGCAGGAACCGCTTATTTACTGTCGTTCCTCTATAAGCCCTGTGAACAGGATTCATTGCATAGAAAAAGCACCACAGTGGGTGCTTAGAGATATTTCTGTTCAGCGTATTTTACAGCAAGAGAGGATAATACAGAAAAAGGTATTGCTCCTCCCTCTTCTTTTAGCTTGTTTTTTAGTTTATTCCATATACTTTCATTTCTAATAGCATTTAAAAACTCATGCCCCTTACATCTTATATCCCCTACATACCATAAGAACACTTGGTCTATGCCTGAGTCCCTCGCTTCTACTAATTCACATTCGTGCATCAGCTTAATGTGATAAGATATTTCTTCACTAGAATAACCTTCTAGATCTAATCCTCGTATCAGTTCCCCAGGACGACCATTTTCTTCTAAGTAAATCAGTATGTCTTTTATAAGATCCATTTTCATTTCCAAAATTCTCACCTCCCTCCTCCCTACTAATTCGACAAAAAGAGGGGAATTCCTGTTATAATAGACCTAATTTTTATATAAGGAGTGTCACAATGCTTAAAGAGTTACTTAATTCTATCTTTTTTCCCTTTATAGGTTGAAAGAACGGGGGTATTTGACCTCCCCGTCCTTCCTTCCATTCTACACACAAGCTTTTTCTTTTGTCATTTTTGCCGACATCTCTGACATTTCCGACATATCCGACATTCTCGCCGTGATGTTGTCTCTTAATCTGCTTATATGTTTATCTGATAATCCCATATGTTTGCCTATCCAAGTCATGCTTTTACCTTCCAAAAGCCAATGTAAAACCTCACCTTCCCTTTGATTTTTAACGAGATGCATCCTGGATTGAATCACTTTTATTTTTTTCTCGTACTTGTGAACAATCCGCCACCGCTTCTCTCTTCTCCTGACCTCTTGATAAACCGGATCACTCTGGGTGCCGCCTTGTGGCTTTGGTTGTCCAGACTCATCGCCATATTGAGCCGTCAAACCTTCACCAGCATCTTCCATGGACTCTCTGATTATCTTGATGCTATTGATCATCCAGTGGTAGTCTTTTAGAGTTTCCTCTATTTCTTTTTTTGTCATGATGACCCCTCCCAAGGCATTTCATGCTATAATACATATGAGGATGATCTACTGTCGCCCTGAGAGGGGCGGCTTTTCTTGTTTAAACCCACCAACCGCTGTTTTTTAGCATCTGAGCGTGTATAGCAGCGCCTTTATGATTTTGATTATCTATCTCTAGCTGTCTGCGAGTCCTTTTTAAGCGAGGATATTTCTCGTCAATTTCCGATATAGGCACATAGTAGACCACTGTGTCACTATGTAAACTAGATGGGGACCGAATAATCTCTTTGATCTCCTTGACAGCAAACTCCTTCACACTGTCACCCCCGTAAGTGCTTTAATCTTCACCAATACTCTAGGTTTTTGTTTGTCAACCTCAAATCCATGTGTAATATCGCCGATCTGTGACCACCCATCATTTGTTAGTTTTCCAGCGCCCACGAGGCCGTCAAAAATGAATTTCTGACCCCCGATGATATTGTCTTTGTCTTTACGTTTATCTTTGCAATACCATGTAATCTCAAAGTCTGCCGCTTCAATCTTAGGTAGTTTACGAGCGTGAAGCATAACCAGCTGTGTGAATGTCCGTTTCATCTGTGCATATTCCATGTGGTGCTTTTTACTGGCAGCTATAATTTCATTAGTGCTAGGCAGTGTACCTGGTATTGTAAACTGGATCATGAGTATATCTCCTCTTCTCTCTCTGACAACTTAGCAAAGTAAATTAAGTCCGGATCCTGTTGTATTTTAGTCCAGCAAACAGCCCCATATCCGCGCTCGACACTCTTTTTGTCTTTGAGTTTTCGCCCGCATCTACTGCACTCTGTATGCTTTTGCATCATTACCCCTCCCTAATATCCATTCGCTTGACGTTCAAAGTTAACTTTGTTTTTCTCTTTGTACGCTTGCTCGATCTCTTCCCACGTAAATCCTAATTTTTCACCAAGGCGAATAAACGCTTGTAGTGTATACTCATAGGCATAATCTAGATTATGGTCACGGTGTCCTAAACAAACATCGACTTCTGCTATTCCTGCAAAACATCCAGAAAATAAACCCAAAACATCATTTGCTTTGAAATAAATATCTAGTTCAACTTCAGGGAATTTGTCCATTTCTAAATGCAATCCAATACTCAAAATAAAGTGTAGACAGTCAACGTATTCTTCAAGTAGTGGGTTTTTATACTTTGGTTCAGCTCCAAAAATGACCGCTGAAGGATTATTTAAATGATTAGTTCTTGGTTCCTGGTACTCACTCCAAAACTTAAATCCTCTCCACTCGTTTGCAAGCTCCCCTAACTCTACTTGTAAAGCTAGTATTTTCTTAGTTAATAAATCCTGCCCCTCTAATCCTTTTCTTTTAACTATGTCCGCATCTAACTCTTTTTGCATTGCGAATAATTCATCTAAATTCAGTTTGATCACGATAGACCTCCTATCACCTGCGACATTTTAATCTTGATATTGTTATCTTTTTTGCTATTGTTCGACATGCTTAAATGAAACACCGCCAGAAACAGCTCATTCTTGTCTCTTTTTAAACGTTTTGCTATATCTGTGATTGAGAACCCTTCATTCCATAAAGAATGAATCTCGGCTAATTCTGAGCGTTTAAACAGGAAGTCTAATTCCTCCAAAATCACAACCGGCTCGTTTGCTTTAAGAGCTTGGGTCATCTTGATCCTCCTTCTGTTTACTGTCGCTAAGATATTCAGATAGTTTTTTAGCGCTTTTATCTACTACATTTCCAACCTTTTCGAGCATGCCGCTTTCTAAAGCATCACTGTATTGCTCCCAAAAAGATCCCTTCATATCTGTTAAACAGATAGTTTTTCTTTTTCGTCTAATAAACACACCGACCTTTTGGGGATTTGTGTCACTGGCCCAGTGGTTAATTAATATGTCACCAAATGATAAGCGCATTATTGTATCTCCTTTAAAAAATCTAAAAATGCATTCATCTGATCCTCTTTTATTCCGTCGCCGTCGCTACACTCGCAATCTACTTTAGTATTAAAAGCCTCGCCTTTTAGTGACCATTGTTTATATATAAAACCAGCACCGTTGCATTTAGGGCATGTCATGATGATTGGCTCCTTCTTTATTGTGTTTGCTTGTACTAGGAAGTAACCTTTTCCCAAGATATAGGAGTAAATATCGTTTCACCTTTTAATTTGTCTTTTATGAAAATGAAAGTCCCTTCTCCTAAATCTCCGAAAAGACCACCTACATTCCAATCACACATTTTCCCTTTTGACATTTCATCACCACTGTTACATTTGTAAGGATTGGTTGAAACACCATTACAAGAAGGACAACGAAATTCCATTTCTCCGATTGCTTGTAGCATTTCATCGACAGTCTCAAAAACTCTAACTTTATCACCTTTTATTGTTGGTTGGTTAGCTTCTTGATAGTAATTTATGGCACTATATGTTCTATCTTCTTCCCATGATTTCAGTATTTCTTCTTGCGGAATATCTAAAGCATTTGAGTATTCAGCTAACTTACCTTTTAAATACATTTCAAGATCCTTTGCTCTTTGTTCTCCAGTTTCGCCACTCCACGAATTACGAGCTTCTTCTTTAAGTTTTTCAATTGTTTTATCCACTTAATATTCCTCCTTGTATTTGGTTGTGGTGTTTTGACGTACTCTACACCAATTATTGATACTTCAAATTGACACTTTCCCAATAAGGGATATCCCAATCTTTAACTTCTCCAAATCCAATACCATTTTGTAAATCAACATAGTCATAAGTTTTATTGATTACTTCATCGCAAGTTTTACACCAGTAGGCACTTGATATATCTCCACCATCTACGGAAGTTGTATAACGCATTTCTGTTTTAGCTGGATAAGAATAACCACAACCATGACATTGATGATTTTTCCTTGTAGTGACTTTTTTATCTGTTAAAACATCCACTTTTACACCATCTTTCTTGTTTCACTGTTTAAGTCTATCGTCCATTAACTTCCGCCAGCTCCGGCAGCCTGACGTACTCCCCTTGCAACTCCTGATAACTCAATTCCTTTAGAGGTCGTCCATCCCTTGCGTCAAAATAATTCATGGCTTCGAGTTCTCTTAGCATTTGTTCTCTTTCAGCTAGTTTTCTAAGATACATACAATCTCTCCTCATCATTAAAGTCATTTAAGGTAAACCATCCAGTGTGTTTTAGCTCTTCTATTGCCGATTAAAGGCTTTTGGCCAATTACTTTTACAACTTCGCTAGTTTTGACCTG
The DNA window shown above is from Salipaludibacillus agaradhaerens and carries:
- a CDS encoding phage minor capsid protein; protein product: MTVSPHQLDLWSSNMSDLYQSLEGEIIRILIKRLNRGSGDITEWQAQKLAELRLFNNDVTKLLSKVTNVAEPEIKRMFEEVGKQIVQNVDNAMPYATKPMPTNLDNTMRAYHSQVWGDIDNYVNQSLITTSYGRGSAQLAYQNTLNKTAAMFNTGLYTFEQSLERSITELAQKGIRTRLTDRGGNTWSLEGYTRTVLKSTLGNTYNQLRTERMSEYGVYTVLVTSHVGARDACSIIQGNVVDLRPMEQLPADSEYRSIYDPYWQAEYGSAGGHRGANCAHLHIIYIPGVSTNNQPKYDAELNERVAKARDTQRRIEREIVKYKKNLMVAEELGSDNVGHWRSMVRRRQAAMREHLSNNEKYLSRNYKREKVYTPLSTLLEGFSYDN
- a CDS encoding phage portal protein, with translation MNIINRIRNFFKRGGYALAGDNTLKSINDHPKINIDPEELARIERNFNEYKGHYPQVEYFNSMGELKKRNYMHLNMLKLSSELLSGLVFNEQCEIVVSDDKKEDETRNSYKSANDFIQRVFEHNDFKKNLMRYLEPMFATGGLAVRPYVDQSTGKIEFAWALSNAFYPLKSNSNAIAEGVIKSVTTKIERGKEIHYTLLEFHEWENDLYVISNELYKSDNKNEIGKRVLLDELFEGLNERTKISHLTRTNFNYLKPAGFNNINPHSPLGLGITDNSKPTLKQINDTFDQFNWEVKMGQRTVFLSDQMLKTRVDENGNPPRQVFDPDTNVYKLARMEFDQEFVKDVTNDIRTEQYTSAINQSLKTLEMQLQLSVGTFSFDGKSVKTATEIVSENSLTYRTRNNHVNEIEKFIKGLVVSVLELAKAYKLFNGDIPTFEHIGVDFDDGVFQDRSALLRFYGQAKTFGFIPSAEAIQRVFKVPKKTADQWVREVQKEQTDTDPTNIGDRAAKHLFGNEE
- a CDS encoding PBSX family phage terminase large subunit; this encodes MKTKIEFSDKQLECIYRPYDYTFDVFEGTPRSGKTTAAHFRYSDYLINCEDTNHLVGAYNQEQAFRLFIDGDGTGLMHIFNGHSDIKHDEHGDHLEIHTPKGIKRVYYKGGAKVNSVGAITGMSLGSVMFCEINLLNMKFIQEAFRRTFAARDRYFLADLNPPAPHHPVISEVFDVQNTRWTHWTIQDNPIISDERKKEIYEILKKNPYLLDRDWFGKRVMPEGVIYSMFDPDKNTIPKLLGEIHEVYFVADGGQSDATSCSCNIVTRYKGKFRLNRVANYYHSGRDTGQVKAMSTYALEIKAFIKWCLEKYETGYSDVFVDPACKSLREELHKINVSTRRADNNAQDAKNQGGGIEVGIERFQNSITEERFFLVDTNKYDHYNFIKEIGMYVRDDDGNPIDDWNHAMDEARYANNHFYRQYVL
- the terS gene encoding phage terminase small subunit, giving the protein MDWQKIKKEYESSTITLKALAEKYGVKLGTLKSRKSREKWSRDAAKKDATNKIRDATKRKQPHRAPKGNQYAKGNKGNPNPKPKFAKRNTAAVTHGLFAKYLPEETLEIVEQTESIEPVDILWMNIKMQFASIMRAQQIMFVEDKYDTTKELKKRKEFSSGNTESEEKEYEIQFAWDKQAAFLNSQSRAMGELRSMLKQFYELINYDDDRKQEAERIAAVINKAKKETELIEQRAKQIKGDDKDTSLMNALIEGRKAYENKD
- a CDS encoding DUF2513 domain-containing protein — encoded protein: MKMDLIKDILIYLEENGRPGELIRGLDLEGYSSEEISYHIKLMHECELVEARDSGIDQVFLWYVGDIRCKGHEFLNAIRNESIWNKLKNKLKEEGGAIPFSVLSSLAVKYAEQKYL
- a CDS encoding helix-turn-helix transcriptional regulator; this translates as MTKKEIEETLKDYHWMINSIKIIRESMEDAGEGLTAQYGDESGQPKPQGGTQSDPVYQEVRRREKRWRIVHKYEKKIKVIQSRMHLVKNQREGEVLHWLLEGKSMTWIGKHMGLSDKHISRLRDNITARMSDMSEMSEMSAKMTKEKACV
- a CDS encoding Holliday junction resolvase is translated as MIQFTIPGTLPSTNEIIAASKKHHMEYAQMKRTFTQLVMLHARKLPKIEAADFEITWYCKDKRKDKDNIIGGQKFIFDGLVGAGKLTNDGWSQIGDITHGFEVDKQKPRVLVKIKALTGVTV
- a CDS encoding DUF6011 domain-containing protein, whose protein sequence is MMQKHTECSRCGRKLKDKKSVERGYGAVCWTKIQQDPDLIYFAKLSEREEEIYS
- a CDS encoding dUTP diphosphatase, with the protein product MNLDELFAMQKELDADIVKRKGLEGQDLLTKKILALQVELGELANEWRGFKFWSEYQEPRTNHLNNPSAVIFGAEPKYKNPLLEEYVDCLHFILSIGLHLEMDKFPEVELDIYFKANDVLGLFSGCFAGIAEVDVCLGHRDHNLDYAYEYTLQAFIRLGEKLGFTWEEIEQAYKEKNKVNFERQANGY
- a CDS encoding helix-turn-helix domain-containing protein codes for the protein MTQALKANEPVVILEELDFLFKRSELAEIHSLWNEGFSITDIAKRLKRDKNELFLAVFHLSMSNNSKKDNNIKIKMSQVIGGLS